One Caldalkalibacillus uzonensis DNA segment encodes these proteins:
- a CDS encoding CBASS cGAMP-activated phospholipase: MNILCIDGGGIRGIFPAQILSRLEEEYGRAIYQYFDLIVGTSTGAIIAAAVAAEQKMDTILDLYRSWGPKVFKQRSLGILKSFYDHHMLKKVLQEVFGQRQLAEVSTSLVIPSVNLRVGDVHLFKSHTNPCESGKIKLWEAVLSSCAAPFYFPPYKVNHDLLMADGGLWANNPSFVALTEAMNGFGKKIEEVKILSLGTGKQKITFDPGGEPGWGLSQWIQLKWRPFIITPKLIDLALHVTSESITYQCQMLLGKRMLRLNRELGKEMPIDDVGKIDDLIQLADQVYQEKQAAINAFLVH, translated from the coding sequence ATGAACATATTATGCATCGACGGCGGCGGCATTCGCGGGATTTTCCCGGCCCAGATTCTCAGTCGTTTGGAAGAGGAATACGGGCGGGCAATTTACCAGTATTTTGACTTGATTGTCGGGACCAGTACCGGGGCGATTATAGCCGCAGCAGTGGCGGCCGAGCAAAAGATGGATACTATTTTAGATTTGTACCGCTCTTGGGGACCGAAAGTGTTTAAGCAGCGCTCGCTGGGCATATTGAAAAGTTTTTATGACCATCACATGCTGAAAAAGGTGCTGCAGGAAGTGTTTGGCCAAAGACAACTGGCTGAGGTTTCCACGTCGCTGGTCATTCCCTCCGTCAATCTGCGGGTGGGAGATGTGCATCTGTTTAAATCCCACACCAATCCCTGTGAAAGTGGTAAAATTAAACTGTGGGAAGCGGTTTTATCCTCCTGTGCCGCTCCATTTTATTTTCCGCCCTATAAAGTAAATCATGATCTGCTCATGGCGGACGGGGGATTGTGGGCCAACAATCCTTCCTTTGTCGCCTTGACTGAAGCAATGAACGGTTTTGGCAAAAAAATAGAAGAAGTGAAGATTCTATCCCTGGGTACTGGAAAGCAGAAGATTACGTTTGACCCTGGCGGAGAACCTGGCTGGGGCCTAAGCCAATGGATCCAGCTTAAGTGGAGGCCATTTATCATCACCCCCAAGTTGATTGACCTGGCCTTGCATGTCACGTCAGAGTCGATTACCTATCAATGTCAAATGCTGTTAGGCAAGCGTATGTTACGCCTGAACCGGGAATTAGGGAAAGAAATGCCCATTGATGACGTCGGCAAGATCGATGACTTGATCCAGTTGGCTGACCAAGTGTATCAGGAGAAACAAGCGGCGATCAATGCGTTTTTGGTTCACTAG